The window TTCATCTTTCCCAACGTTCTCCTGCCTTCCAGCATTCTGCACGGCCTGAATTCCCGCCCAGGTATAGCCATAGGGCGTATCCAAAAAACCGTTGCCATAGTAGCTGGCGGTCCGTGCAAGCACCATTGCTTGGCACTTTTGCGGATTTTGTGCGCAGATGCGCGTGGCAGTGGCATCAGCTCGAATCCCTTCAGCTTCTGCCAAGGCGATGGCGACTGACTCCGGAGACGCGGTTCTGCCCTCGATCCGGAACTTCTGCGTGCCGGTTGTCTGGTACTGATAGTGAGAACATCCCACAAACAGCACCACGATACCGAGAAAAAGAAATCCCCCGGGAACTACTGAACAAATTGTGAAAAGAGCCTTCTTCATCGTTTCCTCCTGCCCATTGGGCTTTCTTGTGCAAATTTAGCCAAAAAAACTAAATTTGCATGTTTTTATTTCAGTTTAGATAACTATAACATATTTTAATACTTTTGTCAATACCCTCTTCTGACTATTTATCTAATTTTAGCCAAAAATAATCCCACCGTTTCTGGTGGGATATGCAAAAATTACATTATTTGTCCGCCTTATCATCTTCTTCCCACTTATTCACCAGCTTATCCAATTTTTCTCTCAAAGAAGGCTTACCTTCAGATGTAGTTGAAGCTACAAACTTCCGAGGAGTGGTGGGCTGAAGGTTCTCAGTCTTCGGACAATCACATTCTTGTGGGACTTTGACCTCTCTTACTACTTCTTTTACAACCCCTCTCGTTTCCGGCTTTGGCATATTCTTTAGTTTTTGACTTATATATTCAACCTTCTGCTCTATTAAGCACGTATTCATAAGGCTGTCCGAAAAAAGAAAGAACAGTAGCAAGATAAAAAAAGGATTTCTACGATGGTAAAGCCAAGTAAACGATCGACAAAGCGCGGTAAGAAATTTTCTCATCTCGATCTCCTTTTTACAAGAGCATAACAGATTTTATCGGTTTTGTCAATATCACTTCCTAAGTTCAAAAATTTTCTTTAAATATCCGACTATTGTAGGGAGAGGAACAACCCGTGAAACACGTGCTTTTTTTTCTTCCCATTTAACTGGTATTTCTTTTATTTTAAATCCAACCCGCTCTGATAAAATCAATAATTCCGTATCAAACGTCCAATGCCGATCCCGCACTTTTGGTAAAATCTCCCGTATTACTCGCTTATGAAAAAACTTAAATCCACAAGCAGTATCTTTTATTTTACTATGTAAAAATAATCTAATTAAAAAATTAAGGGCTCTGCTAGTTATTTTTCTATAAAATTCCCGCTTCACTTTTGCGCCATTAATTCTACGAGAGCCAATTATAATGTCATAATTATTCATTTCTTTCAGCACAAGATCCAATGCACCTAAATCCGTTGCCAAGTCAGCATCCATAAAACCATAAATATCCGCATCATATCGTTTCCATGCATCCATCACCGCTACCCCCTTACCTTGCTCTGGGACAAAAATATAATCTATTACTTCAAATTTTTCCGCTAACATATTCCCTATTTCCGCTGTTTTATCCTTACTATTATTATCACTAATAACAATTTTAAAATCATACGAAAAATTTGTAATCGCCTGTAGGATATCTTTAATATTTTTTTCAAGCACCGTATCTTCATTAAAGCACGGTACGACAATAATAATTTTCATTGACAATTAAAAGTTTATTTTATATATCTTATAACTGGAATTTTCATATATCTTCTCTAAAAAAGAAGCTTCGTCCGGATTCCAAGCCCAGTCCTTCTCCCATATACTATCATAAAAAAGATATTTTATACCATTATTTTTCAATATAAGCTTTTTTTCCGCATCATCCAGCGAGAGCATAAACCGTTCCAAAATAAAATATTTATTAACAAAGTCTATCGTTTCTATCCCATGACCCACAAATACTCTGCGCACAGCAATCCCGGGGATTATACCAGAATTATAAATATCAGAAATAATAAGATCGTCTTTGCTCATAATATTCTTCAACTCTTTTATTGCTTTTACTTCTTCTTTTTTAAGATAGACTACATTCCCCTGTAAGATAACGTTGTTTAAATCAAGCGCCAATACTAAAATGTATGACAACCCAAAACAAATAATAAATGCCGTTGCTGCGAATACCTTCCCCTTAATAATCCATTTCTTTTTTTCTAAAAATAAAGTTAAGGAATACGAAGCCAATATTATCAAAACAAAAGAATATCCTTCTAAAAATCTTCGCTGAACGCTAACCGGCAAAAAAATCAACATAATTTGTCCAAAAAACCATATGAGCAAAAAATAAATATTTTTAATTTTGATTTTATTTTTATATACGAGCCATAAAGACCATATGGCGAGAGGAACTAAAAGCCCATATCCGGAAAGAATAGAAAAAATATTCGGTACATAAGTGGTGCTTCCCCAAGTTTGATTTTGCCACCATGGCGTAAAAAACATTGAAAGATGATAAATAATTGATGGCAAAACAAAAATAAAAATAAGACATCCGTATTTAAATAAAAACCACGCCTCCTCGCGATTTTTCCAAAGTAAAAAAATAAAATAACAGATAAAAAGATAACTCGCAATTATAAAACTAAAAGGATGAAAGTTTGAAAGAACAAGCCCAGCAATACCGGCAGGAAAAGCATAATATAAATTCTTTTTTTCTATGGCCAGTAATGATAATAAAATTATAAGTAATAAAAGGGTTGTAGAAAAAATAAAATGGGGGGAATAATAGCTCGTGGGAAATAAAAATGCTTCCGGTGTATCGAAATCAATCGGTAATTGGTAAGCAGCCGCTTTTTCAGAATAAAAAAGAGCTATAATCGGAAAAAATAAAGCTCCTAATCCGCCGGCAAAAGCAGAAAATAAAAAAGCGAGCTTTCTCTGCCAAACGTTCTTTATAAAAAATGATATCAAAAGATATGTGACAAAAAATAATCCCGGTATTAAAAAAACTCTGGCTATTTCCATTATAGCGTTGGCGCTAAGATGCGAGGCCTTTGCAAGAAGACCCATCCCAAGCCAAAAAACATTAAACATGGGCACGGATTCTTCTTTCGCGGTGTAAAGATCTTGAAAAAACATATTTCCTTCACGCGCCTGTTCTATATAAGAAATATAAACATAACGATCAATAAAAGAATATATAACATTTCCCCGCCAAACTCCATCCTCCGGCATAAAGATAGGAACAGCAAGGCGAGATAAAGAGGTAACCAAAATCAGGCCGACTACTACCCAAACCCAAAACATCCACTCTCCCTTAGTAATAGATTTAATTAAATTTCTCACAATTAGTAATTATTAATTATTTTATAAACCTTTCCCTCCCCCTCATATAATAACTTATATTTTTCATTATTTACAAAATACTTGTCCATATTATCTATATCTCCTTCAGCAATAAAAATAATTTTTGCCTTAAAATTATTTTTTATAATATTATATGGATCACCAGAAAAATCGCCCCACGTTATATCCCGCCATTTTTGATATAAATCTTTATTATATTTATACATAAAAGTAGTGCCCAACCCGACTATATACCTATTATAATCATTATGATAAAAAAGCATTAGCCAATCATCCCAATCGCTATGAAAAATAATATCATCTTCCTCACTCGCGCCTTTGGCGATTTGCATTGCTTCGCTATATTTATCAAAAGCAAAATTATCCGCCGAACCTACCTTTACTTTCCAAAAATTTATTCCAAATGCCATTACAAACATAAAAATAAGATAACCTATAAATATTTTATAAAAAAATCTAAACCTCAAAACTCTTAATATGCTATTCTTAATCCATTGATAAATTGTACTATCCCAAAAATATTTTATGAAAACTGCTACGGATAGTACCATAAAAGGAAAAGCGTATTCAGTATTGCGTCGCGCCTTTAAAGTAATAACAAAAAATAATCCCGCCGAAATAAAAAAGAAAAAAATATCTCTTATCATCACATAATCTGGTTTTAAATATTTTTTCTTTGCCAGACGGCCAAAAAAAAGAAGCATTCCAAAAAGTCCAAATAAAAGGATTCCCCCACTATATGCCATAAGTTCTGCCGCAGAAAATCCATACCATTCCGCACCGACTCCAATTTTTGATTTATAATTAACAAGGGCAATCTGGACTGTTTGAATCCAATAAAAATTTATATTATGTGGAAAATAAGGATTTATAATTAGCCCCATCAATGAACCAAGTGTCGTTGCCAATAATGGCTTCCACTCACTTCTTTTCAAGAATACAACGATACGACGATATAACGGTGAATTGGCGACATGAGTTACTAAAATACTATTACTAATTAATGATGCCACAAAATAAACACCGGCTAAAAATATGCTTATCGGCCACCCTCCATATGCCCAAACATAAAAAAAACTTATAGCTCCAGTCAAAATATACATCCCCCACCTTCCTCTCCCCTTAGAAAAAGAATACGGAGAAGCTTTATAAATAGCAAATAATAATAAAATTACAAAAATTAGAGAAAAACCTGATGCTTTAACTAAGTCTATCCTAAAAATGAATGGCGCTCCCGATAACAATAAGAGAACAAATAAAAATGTTGCCGGAATCCTCTGGCTTTTTAAAAAAGCATAGAACAATAATATAAACCAAGTGTTTATAAATACTGTCGCTACTTTGATACCAATTAAAGGTGGAATAAGCTTTATAAAAGGCAAAAGAAAAATATGATATAAAAAATGATGATCAATATAAATATCGTTAAGCACAGTAAACTGAAGCCAATAAAAATGTCTGACTATGCCATGGCTCAGCATCATTTCGGTAATTTTGGTATGATAAAAAGAGTCTGGATCAATGAACCCAGAGTGCCCCTGCAAAAAACCAAAAAATACAAAACCAAATGCCGTAACTGCTATATATTTTATATATTCAGGAAGTCTTTTCATATATGAATGTCTATTTATAGTATACCATACCAAATGATAGAAAATTATCATTTTATGTTTTATCCATAAAGGGCTAGAACTTTACCAAAAAGACACAAAAAGCCCCGTAAAACGGGGCTTTATCATTGAGTTATATTTCGCGCTTTTCCTTTTAGCGATTTCCGCCAAGCATGGCTACGGAAACCGCTAAAGCAGCCGTTAACATATCGCAAAGTACAACATCATAACTTACTCTTAAAATAATTAACCCATGGAATATCAGTCGGGCTTTCTTTGTAAAATATCGCTAACACCAAGCTCACTAAACTACCGAAAAACAGAAAATTTAGAACCTGTTCAATCTGTGTTTTTCCGCTTACCTTATATTCAGTATAATCTATTTTATTCTTTTTGACAACCTCTTTTGTGATCCCAAAACGTCTTCTATTTTTTGACCCATAAAACACCGAATCTAAAAATAAAAATTTTAGATATTTGGAGGTTAAGTCCGGACGTTTCAACCCTTCCATTAAATGATGATTGAGCTCCGGTATGCTATGATATTCAGAAAATACCTTAGCTGTTTCGTTTATCTGATTTACGAAAATATGAGCATTTCCTTCTAAAAATTCTGCAGCTACTATAATCGGCGCCTTTTCAAATAGCTCTCTGGCCATTGACTCCGCTTCTTTTATAGATGGTGCCTGAAGATTGGAACTAATATCTTTTAACAAATTAACCCTATAATCCATTAAACCCAATTTAATAAAAATATTAAAAAGCGCGCCGAGCGCATATCCCAAACCATACCTTGGTTGATTTGATGGATTTAACTTAATGTCAAAAATAATCGTAGGATATAAATTTTTATATTTTTTTTCCAATTTGCCTCCGGATGTAATCACGCAAACTTTTGCCTTTCTACGTACTGCTTCTTCTATACCGGTAAACACCTCTTCTGTATTCCCCGAATAAGAAGACGCTATAAATAAGGTGTCCTTACTAACAAATTTTGGTGGCTCATAATCATTATAAAAACAAAAAGGCACCTTTACTTCGTTAAGCGCCTTTATTATATGCGCGGAAAGAGCGCTTCCGCCCATACCACACAAACATACATTTTTTATATTTTTGTAAGAAGATGGAAATTTTATCTCATAAGACAAGGACGATTCAAACTGAGCCAGTAAAAGCTTAATTGATTCAAATACAGAATTATATTTTTTGCTTTTTAGTTCTTTTAAAATATCCATAACGGATATATTATTGGTTCCTTGGCTTGGAAATAAAAAATTACTTTTCCATTTCTGTTGCTCTATGTTACCAATAAAAATCTCACCTCTTATAATGATATCTTACAAAAAATTTCAGCTTCTGTCAAATTCTTATTCTTCTATTTTTATTGCCTCAACCGGGCAAGCTTCTATAGCCTCTTTAAGACAGGGCGTATCCAAATTTGCGCCAGCTTTTAACTCTGCCTTAAACTCATCGTTGAGCTTAAAAACTTCGTCACACAACGCTGCGCACGTTCCACAACCAATACAAAGGTCTTTGTCTATTTTAATTTTCATAAAATTACTTATTAATTTTTTTAAAATAATCTTCTATTGCTTTATGAAGAGCCTGATCTCCCAAAACTGAACAATGAACTTTTATCGCTGGCAGACCTCCTAGATATTTTAATATATCCTGAGGCTTTATCTTTTGAGCTTTTTTTATATTCATTCCACCATTTTTTGTTATCATCTCCGCTAAAGCTGACGTAGATGCAATCGCGCTTCCGCAACCATAAGTTCTCCATCTACAATCTATAATTTTCTTGCCGGTCTTGTCAACCTTTATCCAAAATTTCATTACATCTCCACAGGCTGAAGAACCAACTTGTCCAACGCCATCAGCTTTAAATTTTTTTTCTTCACTTTCTTTCATAAACTTTATCGGATCAAAAAAGTGCTTTTTCACTATTTTTGAGTAGAACCATCCCCCAACATCACCATTTTTATTTTTTGTAGTCATATTATAATGAAGAAATTTCTGTTAACTTTTTAACAATTTCCGGCAAAACTGCTATTACATAATCCAGATCAGATTTTTTGGTATCTCTACCAAGTGTAAAACGCAAACTATTATGCGCCATTTCATGTGACCGACCAATCGCCAAAAGAACATGGGAGGGCTTTAGCGAGCTTGAACTACAAGCAGAACCGGTTGAGCAATAGATACCCTTACTATCTAAATATAAAACCATTGCTTCACCTTCAACACGAGGAATAGATATATTTATATTATTTGGTAAACGAAATTTTATATCACCATTTAATTCCGCTCCTCTTATTTGACCTAAAAGTTCTTTTATAAAATAATCGCGAAGTTTTATGAGACGGACGCTCTCTTTTTCTTTTTCCGCCTGCGCCAATTCTAATGCTTTTGCTAATCCAACGATTGACGGGACGCTTTCTGTCCCTCCACGTAATCCGCTTTCTTGGCCTCCACCAAAAATTAAAGGCTGTAATTTAATACTTTTTTTTACAAAAAGCGTGCCAACTCCTTTCGGCCCATATATTTTACTTCCATTCAAAGTTAGCATATCAACTCCTAATTTTTGTATATCCAAATCCAACGCTCCTGCCGCCTGACAGGCATCTGTGTGAAAATAAGGGAAACTTGTTTCTTTCTTTTTAGTATTATCTCTAATTATTTTCGCAATCTCTTTTATGGGCTGTATTGTTCCAATTTCATTATTCGCATACATTATAGAAACTAAAATCGTATCTTTTCGCAAAGCCTTTTTTAATTCATCTAATTTTATAATTCCATCTTTTCCTACCGGTAAATAAGTTATTTCAAATCCTTCTTTTTCTAATTCTTTGCATGCCTCAAGAACGGCAGGGTGCTCAATCTTTAGGGTAATGATATGTCCACCTTTTCCTTTATTCGCTCGCGCTGTGCCCAAAATAGCCAAGTTATCACTTTCTGTTCCTCCTCCTGTAAAAATAATTTCTCCGATTCTGCAATTCAAAATTTTAGCAATCTTCTCTCGAGCGCTTTCTATCGAATCTTTAGCGACTTTTCCGGAACCATGAAAACTAGAAGGATTGCCAAACTTATCATTAAAAAAAGGAAGTATTTCCGTTAATACATCATCCCGAACTTTTGTTGTTGCGGCATTATCCAAATAAATATTTTTCATACTATTTTAATTTTTGACAAACTTTTTGTTATTTCTTTTTGCATTTTTGGCCATATATCTTTTGACGGACATTTGTGTCTTATGTTGCATGCCCCGCCTACACAATGCAAAATTTTTATCGGTCCCTCTATTGCCTCTATAATATCAAGCATACTAACATTTTTCTTTTTTAGACGATAGCCTCCGGCAGAACCACGGTATGACTCTATAATTCCTGCTTTTTTCAGCTGTTTCGCAACTTGCTCCAGATATCTCTGAGACAATTTCAGATATTTACTGATCAATGTTGTTGGAGTGGCAGATTTGGCTTTGTATCCCGCCAAAAAAGAAACCATCATAACTGCATGGTGCGTCTTTGAAGATATTTTTAAAATTTCTTTCATAATTTTTTTATCCTATAAACCTATCTTTCTTTTGGTAATCCCTACTAAATTGATAGGGATTACTTTTAAAAAATAAAAAGGATCTATTTCCTTGTTTAGATAATACTATATTTTTATTTATCTGTCAAATCTTTTTTATTCCCCCTCTACCCTTCTATCTCTACAATCTCATACTCGCCGAGATTATCCATTTTTTCAACTTCATATTTCGCGCCTTCCGCTAAAGTAGCTTTTGAAAGTATTATTAAATTAAATTGTAAATTTTCCGGGCTAATTGTTTCACCGTGTTCAAAAATATCACCTATTTTTATATAAGCGCTTTTTATTTTTTGTAGATTATTTTGCCTGCCAAACTCCAAAATCTGTTTTATTATTTTGTCTGCCAAATGTAGGTCGTGCATAAATATTAAAAAATTATGATTGGATTAGTGTGTTGCGCAACTAATGCACGGATCATAAGCGCGAACTAATGATTTTATCTTCAAAGCACGCTCGGCATCCGGTAAATCCTTTATTTGTAATAAATATATTTTTAGGGAGTGCTCTAAATCATTTAGAAATTGCGCTGTCGGTGTGATTGTATTAGAATCAATGATTCTGCCATCTTTCCCAATTTTATAGTAATGAATAAGCGTTCCGCGCGGTGCCTCAACAGAACCAATCCCCTCTCCTTCCCGCAATTCAATCTTCTGTCTCGAAGAACGCGGAATATTAAGGGATAGTAATTTTTCACAAATATTTTTTATTTCTTCTATTGCATGCACAACCTCTATCCACTGAACAATTAAATTATAAAATTGATTGCTTTTAATTTTATCTTGAGGTAATTTTTTAAATAATTTTTTCGCTTCTGGATTTAATAACTCGTGCTGATTCAACATCCTTGCCAGAGCACCAACAAAATAATGACGATTATAAAGTTCTGTCTCTTTTACTACGCTCTTCGGTTTTTGTAATTCTTTTATTGTCCCATAAAATTTTTCCAAGCTCATATCCAGTCCTTGGCCGGAAATAATCCTCTCATCATCGCCATAAAAATTATATTCTTCTTTTGAGCTGTTAGAAACAGGACGAAGTTCTGTTTCTAATTCCGGTAATTTTACTTTACCTGCCAAAAAAGAATAAAAGTTTAATGCTGATTTCAAATTTTTATCACAATCTTTTAAAATTTCTTCAATCTTACTTTTATTCGGTAAAACTTTAAATCCTCCGACTTCGGTTGAAATGGGATGAATCGCTCTACCACCGACTATTTCCATAATTTTTATGGAAAAATCACGCAAAGAAAAAGCTAATTCAGTTTCTTTCGGATATTTTTTTATCAATTTTAAGTCATTGGTTTCTCCCAAAAAATCCGGACCCGACAAAAGAGCGATATGGACAACATGAGATTGTATTATCTCGCCCAACATCAAAAGTTTTCTAAATAAAATAACAACCTTATCAACCTTAACTCCCAAGGCATTTTCCAACGCCTTAATAGAAGACATATTGTGTACCACGGGGCAAACTCCACAAACCCGACAATTGATAACTGGAATGTCCTGATACGGCCTTCCACGTAATATCCCCTCTATTAGTCGCGCACCTTCTAGAACATCGACAAATGCCTCTTTTATATTTCCATTAAAAAGCGAAGCTTCAAAACCCATATGCCCTTCTATCTTATCTATGTGATTTATTTTTATTTTCATAAATAATTATTTCGTTTTTTGTTTTTTTTCTTTCATAATTTTTTCAATCTTATCCTTTACTCCAAATATCTCCAAAATTTCTTCTCTTCTTTTTTTACCTGCCATTTTATCTATCAATTTAAAATGACTATCAAAATTAGCCCCCTCATAAGGACCACGGCAAGCTTCGCAAGGCATTTTTGACTTTAAACAAATTGCACCACACCCACCAAGCGTAATCGGACCCATACACGGCTCGCCTTTCATTAATATACATTCATATCCACGTCTCTGGCATTCATAACAAACCGTCCTTTGTGCTATAATTGGTTTTCTCCCGCTTATCAAATCATACGCAATCCGTAAAAATTCTTTTGGATTTATCGG of the Parcubacteria group bacterium CG10_big_fil_rev_8_21_14_0_10_36_14 genome contains:
- a CDS encoding ferredoxin; this encodes MKIKIDKDLCIGCGTCAALCDEVFKLNDEFKAELKAGANLDTPCLKEAIEACPVEAIKIEE
- a CDS encoding cysteine desulfurase NifS, translating into MKNIYLDNAATTKVRDDVLTEILPFFNDKFGNPSSFHGSGKVAKDSIESAREKIAKILNCRIGEIIFTGGGTESDNLAILGTARANKGKGGHIITLKIEHPAVLEACKELEKEGFEITYLPVGKDGIIKLDELKKALRKDTILVSIMYANNEIGTIQPIKEIAKIIRDNTKKKETSFPYFHTDACQAAGALDLDIQKLGVDMLTLNGSKIYGPKGVGTLFVKKSIKLQPLIFGGGQESGLRGGTESVPSIVGLAKALELAQAEKEKESVRLIKLRDYFIKELLGQIRGAELNGDIKFRLPNNINISIPRVEGEAMVLYLDSKGIYCSTGSACSSSSLKPSHVLLAIGRSHEMAHNSLRFTLGRDTKKSDLDYVIAVLPEIVKKLTEISSL
- a CDS encoding glycosyl transferase; protein product: MKIIIVVPCFNEDTVLEKNIKDILQAITNFSYDFKIVISDNNSKDKTAEIGNMLAEKFEVIDYIFVPEQGKGVAVMDAWKRYDADIYGFMDADLATDLGALDLVLKEMNNYDIIIGSRRINGAKVKREFYRKITSRALNFLIRLFLHSKIKDTACGFKFFHKRVIREILPKVRDRHWTFDTELLILSERVGFKIKEIPVKWEEKKARVSRVVPLPTIVGYLKKIFELRK